A region of Zeugodacus cucurbitae isolate PBARC_wt_2022May chromosome 5, idZeuCucr1.2, whole genome shotgun sequence DNA encodes the following proteins:
- the LOC105216264 gene encoding vacuole membrane protein 1, translating to MSQNLKKNSPNSRNRKQQQQQQQQLQTQNADSVKQKVSGNQLTANRKSNGGLPWSSNSGSTPSGSLTSSVSAPTLMRKKSQTKLQKEKERAERETLVLWRRPVQTVRYCGLELVTLAQTSGKRLLQQRGLLAALLVLGTILSFIYYLPGPHQLVLDIVRRNTWFFIYWTGLGVLSSVGLGTGLHTFLLYLGPHIASVTLAAYECNSLNFPRPPYPDDIICPDEPYAKRVPNIWMIMSKVRMEAFLWGAGTALGELPPYFMAKAARLSGYDPDDAEELAEFEALKAKRNQTNLSLMDKGKLFMERVVERVGFLGILACASIPNPLFDLAGITCGHFLVPFWTFFGATLIGKAIIKMHIQKVFVIIAFNEALIERAVDVLGKLPILGKKLQEPFKGFLNNQKKHLHRERQPAAESGNLLSKVFETFVICMVCYFIISIVNSLAQSYHKRLHKKHVKKVKKPVAKD from the exons ATgtcacaaaatttgaaaaagaattcGCCTAACAGCCGAAATCgcaagcaacagcagcaacaacaacagcaactgcaaaCACAAAATGCAGACAGTGTAAAACAGAAAGTCTCAGGCAACCAATTAACTGCCAATAGAAAATCGAATGGCGGTCTACCTTGGTCCAGTAACAGCGGCTCCACGCCTAGTGGTAGTCTCACCTCGTCCGTGTCGGCACCCACACTTATGCGTAAAAAATCGCAAACGAAGCTGCAAAAGGAAAAGGAACGCGCGGAGCGTGAGACACTTGTGCTGTGGCGTCGACCGGTGCAGACTGTGAGATATTGCGGCCTGGAGTTAGTGACGCTGGCGCAGACATCCGGAAAGCG atTACTCCAGCAACGTGGTTTGCTTGCAGCGCTACTAGTTTTAGGTactattttaagttttatttattatttacccgGTCCACATCAGCTGGTATTGGATATTGTGCGTCGCAATACGTGGTTCTTCATCTATTGGACCGGTTTGGGTGTGCTTTCATCGGTGGGTCTGGGCACAGGTCTGCATACGTTTTTGCTGTATTTGGGACCACATATAGCTAGTGTTACACTGGCAGCTTACGAATGTAATTCGTTGAATTTTCCGCGACCACCATATCCCGATGA tattatctGTCCGGATGAGCCATATGCAAAGAGAGTGCCAAATATTTGGATGATTATGAGTAAAGTACGCATGGAAGCGTTTCTATGGGGTGCCGGCACCGCTTTGGGTGAATTACCACCTTACTTCATGGCAAAGGCGGCACGTCTTTCTGGCTATGATCCCGATGATGCCGAGGAGTTGGCCGAATTCGAGGCATTAAAGGCCAAACGTAATCAAACGAATTTGAGTTTAATGGATAAGGGCAAATTATTTATGGAACGCGTTGTGGAACGTGTCGGCTTCTTAGGCATTTTGGCATGCGCAAGT ATTCCCAACCCGCTATTCGACTTGGCTGGCATTACATGCGGTCACTTTTTGGTGCCATTCTGGACTTTCTTCGGTGCTACGCTCATTGGCAAGGCCATCATCAAAATGCACATACAAAAAGTATTCGTTATTATTGCTTTCAACGAGGCGCTCATTGAACGTGCTGTCGATGTGCTTGGCAAGTTACCCATATTGGGTAAGAAACTACAGGAACCGTTTAAGGGCTTCCTCAACAATCAGAAGAAACACTTGCATCGCGAACGTCAACCGGCAGCCGAGTCTGGTAACTTGCTGTCCAAGGTGTTTGAAACGTTCGTCATCTGCATGGTTTGCTACTTCATAATCTCGATTGTCAACTCATTGGCGCAAAGTTATCATAAGCGCTTGCATAAGAAGCAtgtgaaaaaagtgaagaaaccGGTAGCAAAGGATTAG